A single region of the Sulfitobacter geojensis genome encodes:
- a CDS encoding acyl dehydratase produces the protein MDTTQTPHITQHDILDPARANAMHVALGVSAGCATGTPLPPFFHQLYFWDPQVAEQLGRDGHPKVGGLIPDMGLPRRMWAAGRLAFHAPLRAGVAATRTSICESATPKQGRSGPLGFVTLRHDVHQDGQYCLSEWQDLVYREDPDPAAVKPALIMARTDEEHHEQVSFSSTLLFRYSALTFNGHRIHYDLDYARDVEGYSGLVVHGPLLAQLLMLMAQDQLGPLETFSFRATSPLMHFETATLCRKGRDLWVRGPDGRQCMTAQA, from the coding sequence ATGGATACGACACAAACCCCGCATATCACCCAGCATGACATCCTTGATCCGGCGCGTGCTAATGCGATGCACGTGGCCTTGGGGGTGTCGGCGGGCTGTGCCACCGGCACGCCGCTGCCTCCCTTCTTCCACCAGCTATATTTCTGGGACCCTCAAGTGGCCGAACAACTGGGTCGTGACGGGCATCCCAAGGTTGGCGGGTTGATCCCCGATATGGGGTTGCCGCGCCGGATGTGGGCGGCGGGGCGTCTGGCGTTTCACGCGCCGCTCAGGGCCGGCGTGGCTGCGACGCGCACCAGCATCTGCGAAAGCGCGACGCCGAAACAGGGGCGCAGCGGACCGTTGGGTTTTGTCACCCTGCGCCATGACGTGCATCAAGACGGGCAGTATTGCCTTAGCGAGTGGCAGGATCTGGTGTACCGCGAAGATCCCGATCCGGCAGCAGTGAAACCCGCCTTGATCATGGCCCGCACGGATGAAGAACACCACGAGCAGGTATCGTTTTCATCGACGCTTTTGTTCCGCTATTCCGCGCTTACTTTCAACGGGCACCGCATTCATTACGATCTTGATTATGCGCGCGACGTCGAAGGCTATAGCGGGCTGGTGGTGCATGGCCCGCTGTTGGCGCAACTTCTGATGTTGATGGCGCAGGACCAGCTGGGCCCGCTTGAAACATTCAGTTTTCGCGCGACATCTCCCTTGATGCATTTCGAAACGGCAACGCTGTGTCGCAAGGGCCGTGATCTATGGGTGCGCGGGCCGGACGGGCGGCAATGTATGACGGCGCAGGCCTAG
- a CDS encoding NADPH-dependent FMN reductase has protein sequence MTTPKLLGISGSLRADATNTKLLHEAARLFGPSDFDLLDIRFPLYDGDDEAANGVPQAVQDAAARIAAADAVIISTPEYNKGPSGVIKNALDWISRADGTPWNNKPVAVMSAAAGRAGGERAQMILRSFMVPFRPRILQGPELHLAASSDAFDETGQLTGEMYVKDLTQLMQSLRDMI, from the coding sequence ATGACCACCCCTAAACTTCTCGGTATCTCTGGCTCCTTGCGGGCCGATGCGACCAATACCAAACTGCTGCACGAAGCCGCACGTCTGTTCGGCCCGTCCGATTTCGACCTGCTCGATATCCGGTTCCCTCTTTATGACGGGGACGACGAAGCGGCCAATGGCGTGCCGCAAGCCGTGCAAGACGCCGCCGCGCGGATTGCTGCGGCGGATGCGGTGATCATTTCAACGCCCGAGTATAACAAAGGCCCCTCCGGTGTGATCAAGAACGCGTTGGACTGGATCAGCCGCGCGGACGGCACCCCGTGGAACAACAAACCTGTTGCCGTGATGTCCGCCGCTGCTGGCCGTGCCGGGGGCGAACGCGCACAGATGATCCTACGCAGTTTCATGGTGCCTTTCCGTCCGCGCATCCTTCAGGGTCCGGAACTGCATCTGGCAGCAAGCTCTGACGCCTTTGACGAAACCGGTCAGCTAACCGGCGAGATGTACGTCAAAGACCTGACGCAGCTGATGCAGTCCTTGCGCGACATGATCTAA
- a CDS encoding OmpA family protein: MISSKLSLAAAVAGSLALGACTQPAGILAQPGDPNQKTKNGALIGAASGALIGALAKDDNRGDGALVGAVVGGALGAGIGYNLDKQEAELRQQMGSNVAITNTGDRLIVTLPNNLLFATDSSVLTPTLQGDLRALAQNVQVYADSTLQIVGHTDSDGDAAYNQTLSESRAQSVANVLINSGVPPQRVRTFGRGESQPVASNLTPEGKAQNRRVEIVILPNPS; encoded by the coding sequence ATGATTTCTTCGAAACTTTCCTTGGCCGCAGCAGTGGCCGGTTCGCTTGCGCTTGGCGCATGTACGCAACCCGCCGGTATTCTGGCGCAGCCGGGTGATCCGAACCAGAAAACCAAGAACGGCGCTTTGATCGGTGCGGCCTCCGGTGCCCTGATCGGCGCTTTGGCCAAAGACGACAACCGCGGTGATGGCGCGCTGGTCGGTGCGGTTGTTGGGGGCGCGCTGGGCGCGGGTATCGGTTACAACCTTGACAAGCAAGAGGCCGAACTGCGCCAGCAGATGGGGTCTAACGTGGCGATTACCAACACGGGTGATCGTTTGATCGTGACCCTGCCCAACAACCTGTTGTTTGCAACAGACAGCAGTGTTCTGACGCCGACCTTGCAGGGTGATTTGCGCGCCTTGGCACAGAACGTTCAGGTTTACGCGGACTCAACATTGCAAATTGTCGGTCACACCGACAGCGACGGCGACGCAGCCTATAACCAGACTCTTTCCGAAAGCCGCGCACAATCCGTGGCGAATGTGCTGATCAACAGCGGTGTGCCGCCACAGCGTGTGCGCACCTTCGGTCGCGGGGAAAGCCAGCCGGTTGCGAGCAACCTGACACCTGAGGGCAAGGCACAGAACCGCCGCGTCGAGATCGTGATCCTGCCGAACCCTTCCTGA
- a CDS encoding methylated-DNA--[protein]-cysteine S-methyltransferase — translation MNQTTHIPAFDDGYHYQVMRRAIELLDGAEESLTLEQIAEAMGMSPAHFQRLFSRWVGVSPKRYQQYLMLGQAKEMLRDRATTLQAAHEVGLSGTGRLHDMFLRWEAMSPGEFARAGAGLTVYWGWFDSPFGLALVMGTERGICGLALAAEMGKDAAMQDLVTRWPNATFVEDADRLRPWVLTAFGAEDSTRDKAPVYLIGAPFQIKVWEALLRVPSGHVTTYSDIASAIGNPKAVRAVGTAVGRNPVSWLIPCHRALRKSGALGGYHWGLPVKRAMLAFEAARAEV, via the coding sequence ATGAACCAGACAACACACATCCCCGCATTTGACGACGGCTATCACTATCAGGTCATGCGCCGCGCCATTGAACTGCTTGACGGGGCCGAAGAATCCCTGACCCTTGAACAGATTGCCGAGGCGATGGGCATGTCGCCCGCACATTTCCAGCGGCTGTTCTCACGTTGGGTCGGCGTGTCCCCGAAGCGCTATCAGCAATATCTGATGCTGGGGCAGGCCAAGGAAATGCTGCGCGACCGCGCCACCACCTTGCAAGCCGCGCATGAGGTCGGCCTGTCCGGTACGGGACGTCTGCACGACATGTTTCTGCGTTGGGAGGCGATGAGCCCGGGTGAATTTGCCCGCGCGGGGGCGGGGCTGACCGTGTATTGGGGGTGGTTTGACAGCCCCTTCGGGCTGGCGCTGGTGATGGGCACGGAAAGGGGCATTTGCGGTCTCGCACTCGCAGCGGAGATGGGCAAGGATGCAGCGATGCAGGATCTGGTCACGCGCTGGCCGAACGCAACCTTTGTCGAGGATGCGGACAGGTTGCGCCCTTGGGTACTCACCGCCTTTGGTGCCGAAGATAGCACACGCGACAAGGCACCGGTTTACCTGATCGGCGCGCCTTTCCAGATCAAGGTCTGGGAAGCATTGCTGCGGGTCCCTTCGGGTCATGTGACCACCTATTCCGATATTGCCAGCGCCATCGGCAATCCCAAAGCGGTGCGCGCGGTTGGCACTGCGGTGGGGCGCAATCCGGTGTCGTGGTTGATCCCCTGCCACCGTGCCCTGCGTAAATCGGGGGCTTTGGGCGGTTATCACTGGGGATTGCCAGTGAAACGCGCGATGCTGGCGTTCGAGGCCGCGCGGGCAGAGGTTTAG